One Natrinema amylolyticum DNA window includes the following coding sequences:
- the pheT gene encoding phenylalanine--tRNA ligase subunit beta has product MPTVDIDPDELRDLTGHDEKSDEELQEDLFGLGLEFEGRTEDGAFELEFAPDRLDRLSVEGVARSLRYQYGDARGVHVPSPNSSEWTIEVDESVPDERPYVTGAVVRDVDLDEESLESLIQLQEKLHATMGRKRAKGAIGIHDLTMLKGTAVTEGNPTIQYVGVEPDEDRFVPLDSDREMTPADVLEDHQTGQTYADLVSEYERYPAIYDSIGLFSFPPVINGRRTEVSTDSRDLFVEMTGTDQWTIDKMLNIVCYALSARGATLEEVRVEYPDHEVVRPDLSMKTKTVAHDRIETILGIGLGPDEVIDLAERSGLKAEKEENEDGELVYEVTIPPYRVDVLHPLDVIDDLGRAYGFNELEPRYPDVGTVGGRHERSRLENAARTQLVGQGFEDLLNFHMISEGENYDRLDISPGDDVYGAGEPATIKEPYSEDFTMLRTWVMPSLLMVLERNTHRSYPQNLAEIGFAAEVDESENMGVAEGRRVGAVLAHHEAGYEDAKARLQALARNFDVDLETPPTDHPTFISGRTAAVVIDGEEVGVIGEVHPKVLVEHDLEVPVSAFEFDLEALR; this is encoded by the coding sequence TCTCCGTCGAGGGTGTCGCCCGCTCGCTGCGGTACCAGTACGGCGACGCGCGCGGGGTGCACGTCCCCTCGCCGAACTCGTCGGAGTGGACTATCGAGGTCGACGAGTCGGTTCCCGACGAGCGTCCCTACGTCACCGGCGCGGTCGTCCGCGACGTGGACTTGGACGAGGAGAGCCTCGAGTCGCTGATCCAGCTCCAGGAGAAGCTTCACGCGACGATGGGGCGCAAGCGTGCGAAGGGCGCGATCGGGATCCACGACCTGACGATGCTGAAGGGGACCGCCGTAACGGAGGGGAACCCGACGATCCAGTACGTCGGCGTCGAACCCGACGAGGACCGGTTCGTCCCCCTCGATTCCGATCGGGAGATGACGCCGGCCGACGTGCTCGAGGACCACCAGACGGGGCAGACCTACGCCGATCTGGTCAGCGAGTACGAGCGCTATCCGGCGATCTACGACAGTATCGGCCTGTTCTCGTTCCCGCCGGTGATCAACGGTCGGCGTACCGAGGTCTCGACGGACTCGCGGGACCTGTTCGTCGAGATGACGGGCACTGACCAGTGGACGATCGACAAGATGCTGAACATCGTCTGCTACGCGCTGTCGGCCCGCGGGGCCACGCTCGAGGAGGTGCGGGTCGAGTACCCCGATCACGAGGTCGTCAGACCGGACCTCTCGATGAAGACGAAGACGGTCGCCCACGACCGCATCGAGACCATCCTCGGCATCGGGCTCGGTCCCGACGAGGTGATCGATTTGGCCGAGCGCTCGGGCCTCAAGGCCGAAAAGGAGGAAAACGAGGACGGCGAGCTCGTCTACGAGGTGACGATCCCGCCCTATCGCGTCGACGTGCTCCACCCCCTGGACGTTATCGACGACCTCGGGCGGGCCTACGGCTTCAACGAACTCGAGCCCCGCTATCCCGACGTGGGAACCGTCGGCGGCCGCCACGAGCGCTCTCGACTCGAGAACGCCGCCCGCACCCAGCTCGTCGGACAGGGCTTCGAGGACCTGCTGAACTTCCACATGATCAGCGAGGGGGAGAACTACGACCGCCTCGATATCTCGCCCGGCGACGACGTCTACGGGGCCGGCGAGCCGGCGACCATCAAAGAACCCTACAGCGAGGACTTCACCATGTTGCGGACCTGGGTCATGCCGTCGCTGCTGATGGTCCTCGAGCGGAACACCCACCGCTCCTACCCGCAGAACCTCGCCGAGATCGGCTTCGCGGCCGAGGTCGACGAGAGCGAAAATATGGGCGTCGCGGAGGGCCGCCGCGTCGGGGCCGTCCTCGCCCACCACGAAGCCGGTTACGAGGACGCCAAGGCCCGGCTGCAGGCGCTCGCCCGCAACTTCGACGTCGATCTCGAGACGCCGCCGACCGACCACCCAACCTTCATTTCGGGTCGAACGGCAGCGGTCGTCATCGACGGCGAGGAAGTCGGCGTGATCGGCGAGGTCCACCCGAAGGTGCTCGTTGAGCACGATCTCGAGGTGCCGGTGTCGGCCTTCGAGTTCGACCTCGAGGCACTCCGATAG
- a CDS encoding M14 family metallopeptidase, which produces MSNGPYHTQPRRSADRSTDDAADRCSDDAFAGSAIDRRTFLSLSAATGAALALPGSATADVRGEPMTDEYEFVVNHTPAEYEAATVIEFADQTALEAFAAEYEETPGPDLSHAPKAVTRESPTPAAHARLTADEVADVLERDGIELMDFSPGANPWWKLEEPYAEDVFPPVEEAREFVSYREVGQGLARLEADFSDRVRVHALEESPGWPNRYTGESPDPQDIYVVDVTNDVRDEASFAEKEKVVYSLSIHGDERAGVETGARLVEDLARGEADGFEGLLDDIAFVFVFTNPDGWVARDPVFDIPRGETQINFRRGNAAGVDTNRQYPTMGWVDPAFWPAEPDDAPDEYYDVVPDSLAIVDHFREYENVEYLCDYHGMYTADHMVFNLETNAPFDHDGTHDLDEVNVRIGEGMEAHWGGIEAIADDIERACEEQYGVSGYVPDGLFDYGTIYDSLAYQVTGAFLGWAGQPEEFGGLGAVTVAPEIIFANHFSEARIQWKPYIERHLVTAYRISMREYAEMTATDTDATVATGGQDTAYVTTDELTRSSADLPYTDERPGEGRGPGRSRAAEVRRRHEVVQPGPADRETVGTEATESSHSLSVRFTGVGDATDGHIRVTDPAGTVVHEIDLAAKADPDTSTPRPHDFEGWFRHRPDAGRWDVEVESDADIEVEMTVLDTDDEYPDPRAVLGYEQREYTVNPMQFFADLSDHLEDGDMDGLRVHDVGNGRLLRGNSGKRRYDKLVVSHDAGLDDPQYVAAIESFVEAGGDLVLTDTGVHLLGALDVGDAAAIDPDDLETVEVQFANLADRDFDHPLLDGVRPRQQEMWKGPQLGYTTGVDQPATIIDGDAFDAAGGRAAGTTGGGVSAGTLAAGDAEINVLGSILPPAQQTVLHPFGMADYSLSFMGHTLVCNALGFEQRRYREGELVRTYGEIR; this is translated from the coding sequence ATGTCAAACGGACCATACCATACGCAACCGCGACGATCCGCTGACCGTTCGACCGACGACGCTGCCGACCGGTGTTCGGACGACGCGTTCGCCGGCAGCGCCATCGACCGACGGACGTTCCTGTCACTCTCCGCGGCGACGGGAGCAGCGCTCGCGCTCCCCGGTTCCGCTACCGCGGACGTCCGCGGCGAACCGATGACCGACGAGTACGAGTTCGTCGTCAACCATACCCCGGCGGAGTACGAGGCGGCGACCGTCATCGAGTTTGCTGACCAAACCGCGCTCGAGGCCTTCGCGGCCGAATACGAGGAGACCCCCGGCCCGGACCTCTCCCATGCGCCGAAGGCGGTAACCCGAGAATCGCCGACGCCGGCGGCGCACGCGCGTCTCACCGCCGACGAGGTCGCGGACGTGCTCGAGCGGGACGGGATCGAACTGATGGACTTCTCTCCCGGCGCGAACCCGTGGTGGAAACTCGAGGAGCCCTATGCCGAGGACGTCTTCCCGCCGGTCGAGGAAGCCCGGGAGTTCGTCTCCTACCGCGAGGTTGGCCAGGGGCTCGCCCGCCTCGAGGCGGACTTCTCCGACCGCGTGCGCGTCCACGCCCTCGAAGAATCGCCGGGCTGGCCGAACCGGTACACCGGCGAGAGTCCCGATCCGCAGGACATCTACGTCGTCGACGTCACGAACGACGTCCGGGACGAGGCGTCGTTCGCCGAGAAGGAGAAGGTAGTCTACTCCCTCTCGATTCACGGCGACGAGCGAGCGGGCGTCGAGACCGGCGCTCGGCTCGTCGAGGACCTCGCTCGAGGCGAAGCCGACGGCTTCGAGGGCCTACTCGACGACATCGCGTTCGTCTTCGTGTTCACGAACCCCGACGGCTGGGTGGCGCGCGACCCCGTGTTCGACATTCCGCGAGGGGAGACCCAGATCAACTTCCGGCGCGGGAACGCGGCCGGCGTCGACACCAATCGGCAGTACCCGACGATGGGATGGGTCGATCCGGCGTTCTGGCCCGCCGAGCCCGACGATGCACCCGACGAGTATTACGACGTGGTCCCGGACTCGCTGGCGATCGTCGATCACTTCCGCGAGTACGAGAACGTGGAGTACCTCTGTGACTACCACGGGATGTACACCGCTGATCACATGGTGTTCAACCTCGAGACGAACGCCCCGTTCGATCACGACGGGACCCACGACCTCGACGAGGTCAACGTCCGCATCGGCGAGGGGATGGAAGCCCACTGGGGCGGCATCGAGGCGATCGCGGACGACATCGAGCGCGCGTGCGAGGAGCAGTACGGCGTCTCGGGGTACGTCCCCGACGGACTGTTCGATTACGGCACGATCTACGACTCCCTCGCGTACCAAGTGACCGGCGCGTTCCTCGGATGGGCCGGACAGCCGGAGGAGTTCGGCGGGCTCGGGGCCGTCACGGTCGCACCCGAGATCATCTTCGCGAACCACTTCTCGGAAGCCCGGATCCAGTGGAAACCCTACATCGAACGCCACCTGGTCACCGCCTACCGAATCTCGATGCGCGAGTACGCCGAGATGACCGCGACAGACACCGATGCGACCGTCGCGACCGGCGGTCAGGACACCGCATACGTGACGACTGACGAACTCACGCGCTCGTCCGCCGATCTCCCGTACACCGACGAGCGTCCCGGCGAGGGCCGCGGACCCGGCCGGAGCCGCGCGGCCGAGGTCCGTCGTCGTCACGAGGTCGTCCAGCCCGGCCCCGCCGATCGGGAGACCGTCGGCACCGAGGCGACGGAATCGTCTCACTCGCTGTCGGTCCGGTTTACCGGCGTCGGCGACGCGACCGACGGTCACATTCGCGTCACCGACCCCGCCGGAACGGTCGTTCACGAGATCGATCTCGCCGCGAAGGCGGACCCGGACACCTCGACGCCCCGGCCTCACGACTTCGAGGGGTGGTTCCGCCATCGACCCGACGCCGGCCGGTGGGACGTTGAGGTCGAGAGCGACGCCGACATCGAGGTCGAGATGACCGTGCTGGACACCGACGACGAGTATCCCGATCCGCGAGCGGTACTCGGCTACGAGCAACGCGAGTATACGGTCAATCCGATGCAGTTCTTTGCCGATCTCTCCGATCACCTCGAGGACGGCGACATGGACGGGCTCCGGGTCCACGACGTTGGCAACGGTCGATTGCTTCGGGGCAACTCCGGGAAGCGCCGCTACGACAAACTGGTCGTCTCCCACGACGCGGGTCTCGACGACCCGCAGTACGTCGCCGCGATCGAGTCGTTCGTCGAGGCCGGCGGCGACCTCGTGCTGACCGATACGGGCGTACACCTGCTCGGCGCGCTCGACGTCGGCGACGCGGCGGCGATCGATCCCGACGACCTCGAGACCGTCGAGGTCCAGTTCGCGAACCTCGCGGACAGGGACTTCGATCATCCGCTGCTCGATGGCGTCCGCCCGCGACAGCAGGAGATGTGGAAGGGCCCGCAACTCGGGTACACCACCGGGGTCGACCAGCCGGCGACGATCATCGACGGCGACGCGTTCGACGCGGCCGGCGGTCGCGCCGCCGGAACGACCGGCGGCGGCGTCAGCGCCGGGACCCTCGCGGCGGGCGACGCCGAGATCAACGTTCTCGGATCGATTCTGCCGCCCGCACAACAGACGGTCCTGCATCCGTTCGGCATGGCCGACTACTCTCTCTCGTTCATGGGGCATACGCTCGTGTGCAACGCCCTCGGGTTCGAGCAGCGGCGCTATCGCGAGGGGGAGCTCGTCCGGACCTACGGCGAGATCCGGTGA